From a single Candidatus Delongbacteria bacterium genomic region:
- a CDS encoding nucleotide sugar dehydrogenase gives MLDRIRNKQFVVGIVGLGYVGLPLALEFIEAGIKTVGFELDGSKCEKLMAGKSYIRHIPEARIAKAAATGLLSATTDFDRLSEVDAILIAVPTPLDAHQAPDLGPVLAATHTIAKTLRKGQLVVLESTTYPGTVDEVMAPIFEKATGLVAGKDFYLAFSPEREDPNNPDFNTHTIPKVVGGLNPECTELACAVYNHVIVKTVPVSSTRVAEATKLLENIYRGVNIAMINELKVVFSRMGIDVWEVVDAAKTKPFGFHAFYPGPGLGGHCIPIDPFYLTWKAKEYEVNTRFIELAGEINTSMPRYVTNRLMHELNNHEKSLRGSRVLLLGMAYKKNIDDLRESPSLKLVEQLVARGAKLDYHDPYIPQFTEHYHGFNVTLTNVDLSPAMLETYDAVLISTDHDDVDYEMVVKHSKLVVDTRNATKDIKVGREKIAKA, from the coding sequence ATGCTGGACAGAATCCGGAATAAACAGTTCGTGGTCGGCATTGTCGGCCTTGGCTATGTGGGCCTGCCCCTGGCTCTCGAGTTCATCGAGGCCGGCATCAAGACCGTCGGTTTCGAACTGGACGGCAGCAAGTGCGAGAAGCTGATGGCGGGAAAGAGCTACATCCGCCATATCCCTGAGGCGCGCATCGCCAAGGCGGCTGCGACTGGCCTGCTGAGTGCCACCACCGATTTCGACCGTCTGAGCGAGGTGGATGCGATCCTGATCGCGGTGCCCACTCCGCTGGACGCGCACCAGGCTCCCGATCTGGGCCCCGTGCTGGCCGCGACCCACACCATCGCCAAGACTCTGCGCAAGGGCCAGCTGGTCGTGCTGGAATCCACCACCTACCCGGGTACCGTGGACGAGGTGATGGCCCCGATCTTCGAAAAGGCCACCGGTCTGGTCGCGGGCAAGGATTTCTACCTGGCTTTCAGCCCCGAGCGCGAAGATCCCAACAACCCCGATTTCAATACGCACACCATTCCCAAGGTGGTGGGCGGTCTGAATCCCGAGTGCACCGAGCTGGCCTGCGCGGTCTACAACCACGTGATCGTGAAGACCGTGCCCGTTTCCAGCACCCGGGTGGCCGAAGCTACCAAGCTGCTCGAGAATATCTATCGCGGCGTCAACATCGCCATGATCAACGAGCTCAAGGTCGTCTTCAGCCGCATGGGCATCGACGTCTGGGAAGTGGTCGACGCCGCCAAGACCAAGCCCTTCGGCTTCCACGCCTTCTATCCCGGACCCGGTCTGGGCGGGCATTGCATTCCCATCGATCCCTTCTACCTCACCTGGAAGGCCAAGGAATACGAAGTGAACACCCGCTTCATCGAGCTTGCCGGCGAGATCAACACCTCGATGCCGCGCTATGTCACCAACCGCCTGATGCATGAGCTGAACAACCACGAGAAGAGTCTGCGTGGCAGCCGTGTGCTGTTGCTGGGCATGGCCTACAAGAAGAACATCGACGACCTGCGCGAGAGCCCGTCGCTCAAGCTGGTCGAGCAGCTGGTCGCGCGTGGCGCCAAGCTCGACTACCACGACCCCTACATCCCCCAGTTCACCGAGCATTACCATGGGTTCAATGTCACTCTGACCAATGTGGACCTGTCGCCCGCGATGCTGGAAACCTACGATGCGGTGCTGATCTCCACCGACCACGATGACGTGGATTACGAGATGGTGGTCAAGCACTCCAAGCTGGTGGTGGATACGCGCAACGCCACCAAGGACATCAAGGTCGGGCGCGAGAAGATCGCCAAGGCCTGA